The Triticum aestivum cultivar Chinese Spring chromosome 7B, IWGSC CS RefSeq v2.1, whole genome shotgun sequence genome window below encodes:
- the LOC123157224 gene encoding aquaporin NIP3-2-like, translating to MELSRSVTMDVSLSIPAARGVGGDGTDRRAPRNSPSFKIVPLHDEMAKPSPGGRGHERAAVLLAKKVLAELLGTFLLLFILLSALILNATHDGALGLLGVAATAGLAVTLLVASLVHISGAHLNPAISVSMAVYGYLPRAHLAPYMAAQFLGAIAASFVAKAVYHPANPGAIVATVPTLGTAETFLIEFLTTFVLLFVIVAHATDPKAVKELIAVAAGAAIMMNALISAESTGASMNPARTLGTAIATGTYTKIWVYMVAPPLGAIAGTGAYIALKH from the exons ATGGAGTTGAGCAGGAGCGTGACCATGGATGTTTCTCTGAGCATCCCTGCTGcccgcggcgtcggcggcgacggcacCGACAGGAGGGCGCCTCGAAACTCGCCTTCCTTCAAGATCGTGCCGCTGCATGACGAGATGGCCAAGCCATCGCCGGGCGGCCGCGGCCACGAGAGGGCGGCGGTGCTCCTCGCGAAGAAGGTGCTGGCGGAGCTGCTGGGGACGTTCCTGCTCCTCTTCATCCTGCTGTCGGCGCTGATCCTGAACGCGACCCACGACGGCGCCCTGGGCCTGCTgggcgtggcggcgacggcggggctggCCGTGACTTTGCTCGTGGCGTCGCTGGTCCACATCTCCGGGGCCCACCTGAACCCGGCGATAAGCGTCTCCATGGCCGTGTACGGCTACCTCCCGCGCGCCCACCTCGCGCCCTACATGGCCGCGCAGTTCCTAGGCGCCATCGCCGCCTCCTTCGTGGCCAAGGCGGTCTACCACCCGGCGAACCCCGGCGCCATTGTGGCCACCGTGCCCACGCTCGGCACCGCCGAGACATTCTTGATCGAGTTCCTCACCACCTTTGTCCTCCTCTTCGTAATCGTCGCCCATGCCACCGATCCCAAGGCG GTGAAGGAGCTGATAGCAGTGGCAGCCGGGGCAGCAATCATGATGAACGCCCTTATCTCTGC GGAGTCAACGGGAGCGTCCATGAATCCGGCGAGGACGCTGGGGACGGCCATCGCCACCGGGACCTACACCAAGATCTGGGTCTACATGGTGGCGCCGCCGCTCGGAGCCATTGCCGGGACCGGGGCTTACATTGCGCTCAAGCACTGA